The following DNA comes from Actinomycetota bacterium.
GGGAAGCTGAATCTCTCGCCGTCGCTACAGGAAATACTTACAGGATTGATTTCAGCGATCCCGGCCTCACAACTTACACATTACAGCGTCGCCAAGGCACCGACTGGGTGAATGTTCGTGACCCTCAGAAATTATCAGGAGTCGAATTCAGTTCGTCGACTCCTCCATCTTTTAATGGAGATGCATATATGGAATTTTATGCACGCGGAACCTGTGAGAGCGGACGTCTCGTGATTACATCGAGTCGCTATGGAAAAATCAAATCCCTTAAGGTGGAGGGTGAAACAGTAAGTGTCAGTGTCACTTAGTTGATGTGCTCGAAGATAGAAGCATTCAGTAATAACAGCGACAAAGGGAAGCGAATGCGAAGAAAAAAAAGATTGAGACTGATGAATGAGGAAGGCCTTACCCTGATCGAATTGATGGTGGCCATGATGATATTCCTCGTTGTCTCTTCGGGTATTGCGGGATCATTGACCACGGGGCTGGTCGCCAATGTGCACGCGCGCATTTCTACGATGGGAAAAGACGCTGCCCAGGCACAGATGGAAGAAATGCGATCCAGAACATATTTTGTTCCCTATAGCACCAATCCCGATGTGGGAACAACCTCTGACTTCGATCTGCTCGACCGCTACTATCCTAATGTAAATTTAAATACAACAACAGATTACCAGGGATGGAGCGGACAATATTTTTCTGGCAGCGCAGCCCACTACACTAAAGTTTCGCCACCAGATTCCCACGGAATTGTACTGACTGTAGAAACATGGTTTGTAGACTATAACCGCAATGTCGTTGTCCCGCCGATTAACTACAATTCCAAATCAACCGGCAATGACATACCGCCAAGCGGCCTTGTGCAGGTCAAGGTAACAGCCTCGTGGACGGATCGGGCTGGTCCCAGCTCCTATACGTTAGAGTCACTCATCTCGGCGACTGCGCAGTCTCCACTGGGATCAGGCAATTCTGGAGAGAACGGGGGTTGCTCGGACTCTTCTGACAGCCATGTGAATGTGATCGGCGGAATTATGAACGCCAGTACGGGGACAGCCGATCCGTATACTTCCTTTGTAAGCGGAAAGTTCGGTGATGCTCACGCCTCAGCAAATTACAGTTGTCCTATTTCCGGTCTGGCCTCGGCTACAGGTGGGGACGTTTCGGTTGTCGGAGGAAGTACGTACACCGGGGCTGATGTTTCGGTTTCAGCACCTCCGGCAGAGCAAAAGAGTGTAGGCCCGATCAACACTGAGCCATCCGGCATATGGCCGCAACCCGCGATCGGCAACAGCAAGGCGCAGGCCGAAGCCCAAAGTGAAAATAACGGATATCAGGTCGAGGCTGAGGGTGAAGCGAATGTCGGCTCATTGACCCTGAGGTTAAGCCAGGTGGGGGATACTCCTACGCAAACCCTTAATAATTACCGGCAATGGGACTTCATCAATCCGACTGTGACGGTGAATGGAGCAGGCACTGGCGATGACGGCGAAGATATCGAGGCTGAGATCTATCAGGCAAACGGCAGTACCGAGGCTCGAGCCAATTTCGCGTACAAGCAGATCAATATTCTTCCTCTGCAAAATTGGCCAGCGGCATCGTCAACTCCTTCCGCGACGCAAGGACTGATATTTCTCCGCGACTTTCAAAGCCAGGCCCACAGTCAGGCGGGAGGATCTCCTGGAAATGCCAGCAATTCATTAACGTACCAGGGCACTTTGGGGATGTTCAACCCGAACAAGACTGGGTGCACTTCCACCAGCGGCGGCGACGCCTGTTATGACCTTTATAGCATCAGCCCATCGAATCCCATACAAAACATCAGTCTTTCAAATCCCAATTATGCGTTGCAACAGGAGCTTATAACGGAATGGCACAGCTTCACAGCTGCAGACATCAATAATGCAATGTACGTAAAACCTGACGGAACACACACGACGATTAACATCGATGCCTTGGTAAAAATTTCAGGCAAATACGGTCAGGAGGTCAATTGGAAAAACGCCAATAATGCGATTACGTTGGTGTCGCAGCAAGGGCTGCAGCAGATTTGGGTCGGAGCATACGACATCTCATTGGTGCAAAATGCTTGATGTCTCAGAAAAATTACGGTATTTCTTTGATCCAAATTCGAATCTGGGCACCGAAGAACATGGATTTACGCTGGTCGAGATGTTGGTTTCGATTTTGATCTTCTCAGTGATCATGGCGGGAATGTTCACCTTCCTTTGGGGGGCCAGTAGCCATTGGCAGACAGGCAAGAATTCCGCCGATATGACCGACAATGCCCGGACGGGTTTAAATCGTATGACCCGTGAAATACGCCAGGCTTCTATTGTGACGGCGGCGCAGATTAACCAAATATCCTTCTCGGTGGATTTCGGCACAGGGGCGGAGGTCATTACTTACGGTTTTACTCCTGGTGATAATGGAGCTCCCGGTCTCATCTGGCGTAGCACCACATCCGCTCCCGATGTGCAATTGACCCTGGTAAGCGATGTACAGAGCATGCAATTCAGTTATTACGGTAACGATTACAAATGCGATGCCGACGGGAACGGGGTCATAAACTGGAGTGAACTGGTAGCCTGCAGTACATCGCCGGCCTCGAAGATCGCGAGGGTCGACATTAGTCTGGCAATGCGTGCTGGAAATGAGAATGACCAGACCTTTACCGACCAAGCTTGGCTAAGAAACCGTGTTATTTAAACAAATGAAACTCGAAATGAAATCAGCGAAAATGGAAAAGATCAATTGGCATGATGAAGACGGCGTGGCTCTTATCACGGTCATCTTTCTTGCTGCCATTCTTATGATGATGGGCGCAGGAATGTACTTCGTTGCCAGCCGGGAGGGCAAGATGTCCGCAGCTGATTACGCTGGCGGTCAGGCTTTTTCGTACGCTGAAGGTGGGATTGAGAACGTAATGAACATCCTCAACTATGCAGGAACTGAATATCAATTGACTCGCCAACGGGCCGACCAGAGCCCGGATGGATTCGGCTATCTTATGGATCCTGATCCAACCATGAGACAGACGCCTACAAACCCGAT
Coding sequences within:
- a CDS encoding prepilin-type N-terminal cleavage/methylation domain-containing protein, whose translation is MQVFVKRLCVDGLPLGAIRSYRAFLRIWKQIHHSCRNDSRHSDESGFTIIELALTLTLMSILMAMSAGAFSYYLAGESLDTAATELTSQMREAESLAVATGNTYRIDFSDPGLTTYTLQRRQGTDWVNVRDPQKLSGVEFSSSTPPSFNGDAYMEFYARGTCESGRLVITSSRYGKIKSLKVEGETVSVSVT
- a CDS encoding prepilin-type N-terminal cleavage/methylation domain-containing protein, yielding MRRKKRLRLMNEEGLTLIELMVAMMIFLVVSSGIAGSLTTGLVANVHARISTMGKDAAQAQMEEMRSRTYFVPYSTNPDVGTTSDFDLLDRYYPNVNLNTTTDYQGWSGQYFSGSAAHYTKVSPPDSHGIVLTVETWFVDYNRNVVVPPINYNSKSTGNDIPPSGLVQVKVTASWTDRAGPSSYTLESLISATAQSPLGSGNSGENGGCSDSSDSHVNVIGGIMNASTGTADPYTSFVSGKFGDAHASANYSCPISGLASATGGDVSVVGGSTYTGADVSVSAPPAEQKSVGPINTEPSGIWPQPAIGNSKAQAEAQSENNGYQVEAEGEANVGSLTLRLSQVGDTPTQTLNNYRQWDFINPTVTVNGAGTGDDGEDIEAEIYQANGSTEARANFAYKQINILPLQNWPAASSTPSATQGLIFLRDFQSQAHSQAGGSPGNASNSLTYQGTLGMFNPNKTGCTSTSGGDACYDLYSISPSNPIQNISLSNPNYALQQELITEWHSFTAADINNAMYVKPDGTHTTINIDALVKISGKYGQEVNWKNANNAITLVSQQGLQQIWVGAYDISLVQNA
- a CDS encoding prepilin-type N-terminal cleavage/methylation domain-containing protein; this translates as MLDVSEKLRYFFDPNSNLGTEEHGFTLVEMLVSILIFSVIMAGMFTFLWGASSHWQTGKNSADMTDNARTGLNRMTREIRQASIVTAAQINQISFSVDFGTGAEVITYGFTPGDNGAPGLIWRSTTSAPDVQLTLVSDVQSMQFSYYGNDYKCDADGNGVINWSELVACSTSPASKIARVDISLAMRAGNENDQTFTDQAWLRNRVI